In one Pseudomonas sp. Bout1 genomic region, the following are encoded:
- the glnA gene encoding glutamate--ammonia ligase, whose translation MSKSVQLIKDHDVKWIDLRFTDTKGTQHHVTMPARDALDDAFFEEGKMFDGSSIAGWKGIEASDMILMPDDSTAVLDPFTEDPTLIIVCDVIEPSTMQGYDRDPRAIAKRAEEYLKSTGIGDTVFVGPEPEFFIFDSVKFKSDISGSMFKIFSEQGSWMSDQDIEGGNKGHRPGVKGGYFPVPPFDHDHEIRTSMCNAMEEMGLVIEVHHHEVATAGQNEIGVKFNTLVAKADEVQTLKYCVHNVADAYGRTATFMPKPLYGDNGSGMHVHLSIAKDGKNTFAGEGYAGLSDTALYFIGGIIKHGKALNGFTNPSTNSYKRLVPGFEAPVMLAYSARNRSASIRIPYVSSPRARRIEARFPDPAANPYLAFAALVMAGLDGIQNKIHPGDAADKNLYDLPPEEAKEIPQVCGSLKEALEELDKGRAFLTKGGVFSDDFIDAYIALKSEEEIKVRTFVHPLEYELYYSC comes from the coding sequence ATGTCGAAGTCGGTTCAACTCATCAAAGATCATGACGTCAAATGGATTGATCTGCGCTTCACGGACACAAAAGGCACTCAGCACCACGTGACCATGCCGGCTCGCGACGCGCTGGATGACGCCTTCTTCGAAGAAGGCAAAATGTTCGACGGCTCCTCCATTGCTGGCTGGAAAGGCATCGAAGCTTCCGACATGATCCTGATGCCGGACGACAGCACCGCCGTACTCGACCCGTTCACCGAAGACCCAACGCTGATCATCGTCTGCGACGTGATCGAGCCTTCGACCATGCAAGGCTACGACCGTGACCCACGTGCGATCGCCAAGCGTGCCGAGGAATACCTGAAGTCGACCGGTATCGGCGACACCGTATTCGTAGGTCCGGAACCAGAGTTCTTCATCTTTGATTCGGTCAAGTTCAAGTCCGACATCTCTGGCTCCATGTTCAAGATCTTCTCTGAACAAGGTTCGTGGATGTCCGACCAGGACATCGAAGGCGGCAACAAAGGCCACCGTCCAGGCGTCAAAGGTGGTTACTTCCCGGTTCCGCCATTCGACCACGACCACGAAATCCGTACCTCCATGTGCAACGCCATGGAAGAGATGGGCCTGGTCATCGAAGTTCACCACCACGAAGTGGCAACTGCCGGCCAGAACGAAATCGGTGTGAAGTTCAACACCCTGGTAGCCAAGGCTGACGAAGTTCAGACCCTGAAGTACTGCGTACACAACGTGGCTGATGCCTACGGCCGTACCGCTACCTTCATGCCTAAGCCACTGTACGGCGATAACGGTTCGGGTATGCACGTTCACCTGTCCATCGCCAAAGATGGCAAGAACACCTTCGCTGGCGAAGGTTATGCCGGCCTGTCCGACACTGCCCTGTACTTCATCGGCGGTATCATCAAGCACGGTAAGGCACTGAACGGCTTCACCAACCCGTCGACCAACTCCTACAAGCGTCTGGTCCCAGGTTTCGAAGCGCCGGTAATGCTGGCCTACTCGGCTCGCAACCGTTCCGCTTCGATCCGTATTCCTTACGTGTCCAGCCCTCGTGCTCGCCGTATCGAAGCCCGCTTCCCGGATCCGGCAGCCAACCCGTACCTGGCCTTCGCAGCCCTGGTAATGGCCGGCCTGGACGGTATCCAGAACAAGATTCACCCAGGCGACGCCGCCGACAAAAACTTGTACGACCTGCCGCCTGAAGAGGCCAAAGAGATCCCACAAGTGTGCGGCAGCCTGAAAGAAGCCCTCGAAGAGCTGGACAAGGGCCGTGCGTTCCTGACCAAAGGCGGCGT
- the thiI gene encoding tRNA uracil 4-sulfurtransferase ThiI, with product MKLIVKVFPEITIKSRPVRMRFIRQLAKNIRAVLRDLDPAVVVNGVWDNLELETRLTDPKALKDMTERLSCVPGIAHFLQVDEYPLGDFDDITEKCKQHYGDVLAGKVFSVRCKRAGKHPFTSMDVEKYVGSKLRRECGAAGISLKEPQIEVRMEIRDQRLFVIHSQHNSIGGYPLGALEQTLVLMSGGFDSTVAAYQIMRRGLMSHFCFFNLGGRAHELGVMEVAHYIWKKYGSSQRVLFVSVPFEEVLGEILGKVDNSHMGVVLKRMMLRAASRIADRLEIDALVTGEAISQVSSQTLPNLSLIDSVTEKLVLRPLIASHKQDIIDLATQIGTADFAKHMPEYCGVISVNPKTHAKRNRVEYEEQQFDMAVLERALENAKLVPIDRVIDELGQDLQIEEVSEALAGQIIIDIRHPDAAEDEPLEIAGIDVQTLPFYALNARFKELDDSRQYLLYCDKGVMSRLHAHHLLSEGHANVRVYRPS from the coding sequence ATGAAATTAATCGTTAAAGTCTTCCCCGAGATCACCATCAAGAGCCGACCGGTACGGATGCGTTTCATCCGTCAATTGGCCAAAAACATCCGTGCCGTGCTCCGCGATCTGGACCCGGCTGTGGTGGTGAATGGTGTGTGGGACAATCTCGAGCTGGAAACCCGCCTCACAGACCCCAAGGCCTTGAAGGACATGACCGAGCGCCTGAGCTGCGTGCCGGGCATCGCTCATTTCCTGCAGGTTGACGAGTACCCGCTGGGCGACTTCGATGACATCACCGAAAAGTGCAAACAGCACTACGGCGATGTGCTGGCCGGCAAGGTTTTTTCGGTGCGTTGCAAGCGCGCCGGCAAGCATCCGTTCACCTCCATGGATGTAGAGAAATACGTTGGCAGCAAGCTGCGTCGCGAGTGCGGCGCCGCCGGAATTTCCCTGAAAGAGCCGCAAATTGAAGTGCGCATGGAAATTCGCGACCAACGGTTGTTTGTGATTCACAGCCAGCACAACAGCATCGGCGGCTACCCGCTGGGTGCACTGGAACAGACTCTGGTATTGATGTCCGGCGGTTTCGATTCCACCGTGGCGGCCTACCAGATCATGCGCCGCGGGCTGATGAGCCACTTCTGCTTCTTCAACCTGGGCGGGCGTGCACACGAATTGGGCGTGATGGAAGTCGCGCATTACATCTGGAAGAAGTACGGCAGCTCGCAACGGGTGCTGTTTGTCAGCGTACCGTTTGAGGAAGTCCTGGGAGAAATTCTCGGGAAAGTCGATAACAGTCATATGGGCGTAGTATTGAAGCGTATGATGTTGCGCGCTGCGTCGCGAATCGCGGATCGGCTGGAAATCGACGCACTGGTCACCGGTGAGGCGATTTCCCAGGTGTCCAGCCAGACCCTGCCGAACCTGTCGTTGATCGACTCTGTGACCGAGAAGCTGGTATTGCGCCCGCTGATCGCCAGTCACAAGCAAGACATCATCGACCTGGCGACCCAGATCGGCACGGCGGATTTCGCCAAGCACATGCCGGAATATTGCGGGGTCATCTCGGTGAACCCCAAGACCCACGCCAAGCGCAACCGCGTGGAGTACGAAGAACAACAGTTCGACATGGCGGTGCTCGAGCGTGCGCTTGAGAACGCCAAACTGGTGCCGATCGATCGGGTTATCGACGAGTTGGGCCAGGATTTGCAGATCGAAGAAGTCAGCGAGGCTCTGGCCGGTCAGATCATCATCGACATCCGTCACCCGGATGCCGCTGAAGACGAGCCGCTGGAAATCGCTGGCATCGACGTACAAACGTTGCCGTTCTATGCATTGAATGCGCGTTTCAAGGAACTGGATGACAGCCGTCAGTACCTGTTGTATTGCGACAAAGGCGTGATGAGTCGCCTGCATGCCCACCATTTGCTCAGTGAGGGGCATGCCAATGTGCGCGTTTATCGACCGAGCTAA
- the typA gene encoding translational GTPase TypA → MIENLRNIAIIAHVDHGKTTLVDKLLRQSGTLERNELNDERVMDSNDQEKERGITILAKNTAINWNGYHINIVDTPGHADFGGEVERVMSMVDSVLLLVDAQDGPMPQTRFVTKKAFEAGLRPIVVINKVDRPGARPDWVLDQIFDLFDNLGATEEQLDFKVVYASALNGIAGLEHTDMAEDMTPLYQSIVDNVPAPKVDRDGPFQMQISALDYNSFLGIIGVGRIARGRVKPNTPVVAIDADGKRRNGRILKLMGHHGLHRVDVEEAAAGDIVCISGFDQLFISDTLCDPQNVEAMKPLTVDEPTVSMTFQVNDSPFCGREGKFVTSRNIKERLDKELLYNVALRVEEGDTADKFKVSGRGELHLSVLIETMRREGFEMGVGRPEVIIRMVDGVKHEPYENVTIDLPEESQGSIMEQIGIRKGDLTNMVPDGKGRVRLEYNIPARGLIGFRNEFLTLTSGAGILTSIFDRYDVMKSGDMSGRQNGVLVSVATGKALTYSLETLQARGKLFLGHGEDVYEGQIVGINSRDNDLGVNPTKGKKLDNMRASGKDETIALVPPIRFTLEQALEFVQEDELCEVTPKSIRLRKKILGESERTRAAKKSGN, encoded by the coding sequence GTGATCGAAAATCTACGCAACATCGCCATCATTGCTCACGTTGACCATGGTAAGACCACCCTGGTAGACAAACTCTTGCGTCAATCCGGCACCCTGGAGCGCAACGAGCTCAACGACGAGCGCGTGATGGACTCCAACGACCAGGAGAAAGAGCGCGGTATTACCATTCTGGCGAAAAACACCGCCATCAACTGGAACGGCTACCACATCAACATCGTGGACACCCCGGGCCACGCCGACTTCGGCGGCGAAGTTGAACGCGTAATGTCGATGGTTGACTCCGTTCTGCTGCTGGTTGACGCTCAAGACGGCCCTATGCCGCAAACCCGTTTCGTGACCAAGAAGGCTTTCGAAGCCGGCCTGCGTCCAATCGTGGTAATCAACAAGGTTGACCGTCCAGGCGCGCGTCCGGACTGGGTTCTGGACCAGATCTTCGACCTGTTCGACAACCTCGGTGCCACCGAAGAACAGCTGGACTTCAAAGTCGTCTACGCCTCGGCCCTGAACGGCATTGCCGGTCTGGAACACACCGACATGGCTGAAGACATGACCCCGCTGTACCAGTCGATCGTCGACAACGTACCTGCGCCGAAAGTCGACCGCGATGGTCCGTTCCAGATGCAAATCTCCGCACTGGACTACAACAGCTTCCTGGGCATCATCGGCGTTGGCCGTATTGCTCGTGGTCGCGTCAAGCCGAACACTCCGGTTGTGGCGATCGATGCTGATGGCAAGCGCCGTAACGGCCGTATCCTGAAGCTGATGGGTCACCACGGTCTGCACCGTGTAGACGTTGAAGAAGCAGCTGCCGGCGACATCGTCTGCATCAGCGGCTTCGACCAGCTGTTCATCTCCGACACCCTGTGCGACCCACAGAACGTTGAAGCGATGAAGCCGCTGACCGTTGACGAACCAACCGTTTCGATGACCTTCCAGGTTAACGACTCGCCGTTCTGCGGCCGTGAAGGCAAGTTCGTCACCAGCCGTAACATCAAAGAGCGTCTGGACAAAGAACTGCTCTACAACGTTGCCCTGCGCGTTGAAGAAGGCGACACCGCCGACAAGTTCAAAGTCTCCGGCCGTGGTGAGCTGCACCTCTCGGTACTGATCGAAACCATGCGTCGCGAAGGCTTCGAAATGGGTGTTGGTCGTCCGGAAGTGATCATCCGCATGGTTGACGGCGTCAAGCACGAACCGTACGAAAACGTGACCATCGACCTGCCGGAAGAATCCCAGGGTTCGATCATGGAACAGATCGGTATCCGTAAAGGCGACCTGACCAACATGGTTCCGGATGGCAAGGGCCGTGTGCGCCTTGAGTACAACATCCCGGCGCGTGGCTTGATCGGTTTCCGTAACGAGTTCCTGACCCTGACCTCCGGTGCAGGCATCCTGACCTCGATCTTCGACCGTTACGACGTGATGAAGTCCGGCGACATGTCCGGCCGTCAGAACGGCGTGCTGGTTTCGGTGGCTACCGGTAAGGCGCTGACTTACTCGCTGGAAACCCTGCAGGCTCGCGGCAAACTGTTCCTGGGTCACGGTGAAGACGTGTACGAAGGTCAAATCGTCGGCATCAACAGCCGCGACAACGACCTGGGCGTTAACCCAACCAAGGGCAAGAAGCTCGACAACATGCGTGCCTCGGGTAAAGACGAAACCATCGCTTTGGTTCCGCCTATCCGCTTCACCCTGGAACAGGCTCTGGAATTCGTTCAAGAAGACGAATTGTGCGAAGTCACTCCTAAGTCCATCCGTCTTCGCAAGAAGATCCTGGGCGAAAGCGAGCGTACCCGCGCTGCGAAAAAATCCGGTAACTAA